A DNA window from Linepithema humile isolate Giens D197 chromosome 6, Lhum_UNIL_v1.0, whole genome shotgun sequence contains the following coding sequences:
- the LOC105671219 gene encoding general transcription and DNA repair factor IIH helicase subunit XPD-like: MEITDLTDFSSVVLVTHLATLVSTYTHGFTIIVEPFDDKTPTVLNPILHFSCLDSSIAIKPIFDRFQSVIITSGTLSPLDMYPKILNFHPVIMSFFTMTLARPCLLPMIVAKGNDQVAILSKYETREDVAVIRNYDQLLVEFAATVPDGLVCFFTSYLYMESVVAAWYDQGVVDQLQRHKLLFIETQDSAETSLALINYIKACENGRGAVLLSVARGKVSEGVDFDHHLGRAVLMFGIPYVYTQSRILKARLEYLRDQFQIRENDFLTFDAMRHAAQCVGRAIRGKTDYGIMVFADKIFLLAGRKRKKSTTSNYLISTDSTDLSRGGKSFVGKLQSNFLGTQFSVYDNGCSLMKDDKRDERYNNPRQELATVVYDTNVLGFKGPFKTTVIIPERWKSKHMDSLIKLHNKTIVWIHSPMCLTSMDE, encoded by the exons ATGGAAATAACAGATTTAACGGATTTCTCTTCGGTGGTTCTGGTGACGCATCTCGCGACATTGGTCTCCACGTATACACACGGTTTTACAATTATAGTCGAGCCGTTCGACGACAAAACGCCAACAGTCTTGAATCCAATCTTGCATTTTAGCTGTTTAGATTCTTCTATCGCTATCAAGCCTATATTCGACAGATTCCAATCGGTGATAATCACTTCCGGCACTCTGTCGCCATTGGATATGTATCCCAAAATTCTAAACTTCCATCCAGTTATAATGTCGTTCTTCACAATGACATTGGCCAGACCGTGCCTTCTTCCTATG ATCGTTGCGAAAGGTAACGATCAAGTGGCCATTTTATCGAAGTATGAGACGCGAGAGGATGTGGCTGTCATAAGAAATTACGATCAGTTATTGGTGGAATTTGCTGCGACGGTGCCCGACGGTTTAGTCTGTTTCTTCACATCGTATTTGTACATGGAATCTGTAGTGGCTGCTTG GTATGATCAAGGGGTTGTGGATCAGCTTCAAAGGCACAAGCTGCTGTTTATCGAAACTCAAGATTCGGCAGAGACCAGTTTGGCTCTGATCAATTATATAAAGGCCTGCGAGAACGGCAGAGGTGCCGTTCTGCTCTCGGTAGCTCGTGGAAAGGTGTCCGAGGGCGTTGACTTCGATCATCACTTGGGCAGAGCTGTACTCATGTTCGGCATACCTTATGTGTACACGCAATCGCGGATCTTGAAGGCACGTTTAGAATATCTGAGAGATCAGTTTCAG ATTCGGGAGAACGATTTCTTAACTTTCGATGCCATGAGACACGCCGCTCAGTGCGTAGGACGCGCGATCAGAGGCAAGACGGATTACGGTATCATGGTGTTCGCAGATAAG ATTTTCCTATTGGCCggtcgaaaaaggaaaaaaagtacaaCAAGCAACTATTTGATCTCGACCGATTCTACGGATCTTTCAAGAGGGGGAAAGTCTTTTGTTGGTAAACTCCAGTCGAATTTTCTGGGAACGCAATTCTCGGTCTACGACAATGGATGCTCGTTGATGAAGGATGATAAACGCGACGAGCGCTATAATAATCCGCGACAAGAATTGGCCACAGTGGTGTACGACACAAATGTTTTAGGTTTTAAGGGACCGTTTAAAACAACAGTCATTATACCAG aacGCTGGAAATCGAAACATATGGACAGCTTAATAAAGTTACATAATAAGACTATAGTATGGATACACAGTCCTATGTGCTTAACTTCCATGGACGAGTAA